The window GCACGAAGGGTCCTGCCAAAAGTTGCGGTGAGAGCCAAAGAGAACCATCCCCTAGAAGCAAAGCCTTCCGTAGGTGGTGAAATGTTTAAACAACAACTATGAGTAGCCGGTAACGTTTTTTGTGCCAATTTACATACGCGAGAGATGACAAGTTTAGTTGGTGATGACAATTCCGCCCTCAGTTTTGATCTTCATTGGGTGGATTTAGCAAGTTGTCAAGAAACACTAGGTGAACTTTTTTTGTGGGTAGTCTGGCTAGAAGCTATGATCGGACACACATGGGTCATAACACATGGTTCCTTGCATTTGCATAAATTTAATTTGTGAAAATAACTTAGACCTGATGAACTATCCCGACCCATCGCCATTTCATAATCTTGCCACCAACAAGAAAAAAAGAAGATCAATGTGAGAGCGGAGAAACCCTAGGAGCACGTCGAAGACCGCGGGCAACCACGAAGAGAGGAGCCTGGATAAGCGGGCAGAGAAAAGGTTGCAGTCTTGTAGATTCTCTCGAGTCACCTGGGCGGGGGCAGCTCGCCGACGAACCCTCGAAACAGATGGCCACCAGCCGGCAGGAGTAGGACGGCCCATTCACCCTTGGCAATGTACGTAATTGGCACAAATTCCAGCCATAAAAtcgccaaaaaaagagagaaataaTTGCCAGTCAAAGATCCCCGTAGAAAACATTCGCCGCTGAAAAATCGCAAGCACTGTGCAGTGCAAAACCATTGGTCTGAATGCATGCGCGCAGCTCGCTCGCTCGCTACATACAAGTCGTCCATCCCATCCCCCGTGGATCGTGACCAGCGATCGGAACCCGAGAATATCGCACCCCCGAGTCCACAGTCCACGGCGACAGAACAGTGCGGCATGCCGCCGTACGTGCCGGCTCGATCCAGTCACGCCCAAGTTGGCAGTTGCCCATCAGCTCGCGGCTAGCTTCCGAGTTCCGCCTCTGCCCCACCGGCCGGAGCCATTTTTCCGAGCTTAAAAGGGACGGCCGAGGACTTTGAATTTTAAAAACCACGCTCCCCATCCAGCAGCTCACTCACTCTCCGGTCGATCGCTCTCTCGCCAGGCCGAGCCACACCGCCACTTGCCCCGATatttcctcgcttgcttgctcgTTGGCTCCTTCCACCGATCGCCTGCGCCACAAGCCGGCCGGCAGCGCGCTCGGTCTCCCATGCGCTGCCTTTGACCACCGCAGCTCCACGAGTCCGCACCCCGCACATGGCGTGAGAGCGTGGGCTAGCTGATAAGTCCAAGAAGTCCAAGCTCGTGCACGTCGAGGCTTGCGTGCGTGCAGAGTTCGTGAAGGGAAGGGAAGGAAGAAACCTACTATGGCCGCGCAGGAGGGCGCCGCGGGGACGGCGAACCAGGTGTCGAGGGTGCGGTACGGCGACGTCGACGACAGCAACTTCGCGCTGCGCGGCCGCGCCGTGCCGCTGCTGGCCGGCCTGCTCGCGCTCCTCGTCGCCttcgtcgccgtctgcctctacCTCCGCTGGGCGTGCGGCCGGCGCCGCGCCCGCCGCGATGCCGGCCGCGAGGCCTCGTCCTCGTCCGCCGCGGCGTCGCCCGTGCCCGGCCTCGACGCCGACGCCATCAATGGGCTGCCCGTCACGCTCTACAGCCcgcccgcctcctcgccggcgcgCTCCCCAACTCGGCAGAAGGGCGGCGGTGGAGACGAggagcaggcggcggcggcggcggccgtggagTGCTCGATCTGCATCAGCGCGCTGGTGGCCGGGGACAAGGTGAAGGCGCTCCCTCCCTGCGGCCACTGCTTCCACCCGGAGTGCGTCGACGCCTGGCTCCGCTCCCAGCCCAGCTGCCCGCTCTGCCGCACCCTCCTCctccccgcccccgccgtcgccaaaCCTGTCGACGTTGTCAACGGAGGCCACCCGCCGCCGGTGTGACTCGTCAGCCAGAAGACAACGTGCTCGCACGCCAACTCATCGAAGCATGACAAGCAGGCCCCACCTGTAAGCCACTTATTGCTATAAAGCCCGTCCCGGTTTAGCAACAGAGGCAAATGGCCAATGTGGCTAGGTAACTGGCCCCGGCGACGGCGAGGTGCGTCATCGCCGGCCGGAAAGGCAGCGCCAGCTTTGCCATGGCACGACGGGAGCCGTTCTTTCGCAGGCCGGCCGGCGCCGTGGGGTCGCGTCGTCTCTCCGGCCACTTTTCTACCTTAAATTTTCTGTTCAAGCCTCCAAAGGGAAGGACAGCGGTGTAGGCTGTACATTAAAATTATCTATGTCATGAGTATTGTAGTACCGTCACTGCGTACGCGGTGGCAGCTCAGTGGCTCCCGAGCTAGTGGCATCTCGATCTGTACGTAGTTTAACAGCACTGACACGGGCAGCTCACCCTTAATTAAGTCCCAAGATCTCTCTGCTTGTCACCATCCTGATCGCGTTTGCGTATAGTAATCTGCACTTTTGGGGCAGCTCCCCTAAGTGTGTGCCTATCTAATGACTAATGGAGCGTGCTTTGCGAAAAGGTTGCGTCTCCGAGCAACACCTCACCGTTTCTTCCTTCAACCGTCCCCTCTGGATCTCTTTCGACCGGCGCAATTAATTAGTGCGATGGAGGACTGATTAGGCGACTAAAATTAGTGCAATGCAGGATCAGGATCAGGACGCCCGTCTTCATCTTGCTATGCTAAGCTAGCTGTGCTTCTTACTCCATCGCACTACGTAGTGTACTACAAGAGCAATGCTGTTTGGGTTGGGTTCGATTGATTGTTGGGGTTATCATGAACGCCAGTGGCAGCGCCACGGCTAGAGCACCTTGGATATTTTTCGAGCGGCGCAATTAGTGCGCTGGAAGATTAGCTAGGAAACAACCGGACGTCTTAACATGATACGCAATGCTATATTAGTTTGCCCACCGTGCTTAATGCACCACTAGTACTAACATGATAAGCAATGCTATATTAGTTTGTGCTGGACTAATCGTTGGAGTTATCGTGAACAACAGTCGCGGCAGACACCAGGGCACCACAGCTCTGGCACTGGGTAATATTTTAAACGAGAGTTGATTAGCTCTCACGCATGCCCGGGGTCCTCGTAGTATATGTCAGTCAAGCACATCCATCATCGCGTCGCCTCCAACTGGACATTCGCTCTGATCCAGAAGCAGCAGCAAGTAGCTAGCTAGCATTGGCAAGCAGATGGAACTGGAACAAGATATCCTCGGGACAGAAAAGTGAAAGGGATAACAGGCAAATTTGGTGCGATTCCTTTTTCACTTGTTGCGGACCAGTGCAAAGCAGTATTTTAGTGATTTCGATCTTCCACTTTAATGCAGGATTTGAAAGGGGATGGGGTTATCCCTGCCTGATCAAATCCTCAGCAGCACTAGGCGGTGCCACGCCGTGGTGGTGCCCCACCCCATCTCTTTCCCAGGTGCAATTTGATGAAACCGGTGTAGTAGTGTGGTGGTTGACGGCCCGTCTTTTCCGCCGGAAAGAGGAAGCTGGCTACCGTAACTAGGTAGCGCCAACTTGGAGGCGAGCTACTGATCTGACGAGTGATGATGCCCTCTCGAGGCAGAAATCACGACCTGAGGACGAAATTAAATCACGATCTGACCTGGTCTTGAAAAAATTTCACATAACAGACCATTTGTGTGGCGTCCGACAGCCGGGCGCTGCATTGCACTATGCAGCGCCGTTGTTTTAGGCGTTGCATGCCCGGCGCATCGTGGCAGCCCGGGACCAGGGGCGGCCCCACAGCCAGCCGTGCAGCGCCCAACGCATAGGCGGCACAtttgtaatgtgcagcgcctagcgctTAGGTGCTGCACAGTGACTTAAGCGCATCGGCCCAGCCTGACCAGGCAGTTCTTCCCCTCTCCAGGAAGTTGCTCTCTGGACAGAGAGCAGCGGCGGCGCCCCCATcggatcccccccccccccctccatcCCTCTCAGATCTGAAGATTTGATCCGTGGATTCGATCTCCAATCCCTCCTACTAGGTAAACTCTtccgttccctttcttttcctccgTAAATTTGTTGCCATTTTAGAGATTTGTCCAAGATTTGGTGGAACCCTTGATTTGCTTGATTTAGGATGTGTAGTCATAGTGGTACTGCCGTAGTGTTGTTCATTAGTTCACAATATATGATTCTTGTTAGTGAAACCCTAGATTGTTTAGTTTTTTTAGATATATATGAGATGGCTCTTTTTGTAGATAACTATGAGATGTTGAGTTTTGTAGACATATATGAGATGTTTAGTTTTTTATAGATATATATTAGATGTTGAGTTTATTTGAAATTTGAGATGTTGAGTTTATTTGAGATATATATGAGAATTTACAATCATTTATTCATTGTGTGAGAAGAAGATGTTGAGATTGTTGTAGTTGAACACATATGAGATGTTTAGTGTATACCGATATTTGAGATGAAGATGAACTCATATATGTTTATTGTTTGAACTTTGtaaggatggtttggcttctcgacGATGTCTACGGCACACAACACCGGGCCTTCATGATGCGCGAGAAAGATATGGTAATAATGAGTAATCTAAAtattttgcaaaagatttgtcaTTGACATGCCCTAAGATTTGTCATTGCTTGTTTTTTGTAGAAGCTTGAACCTCTGAAGATTCGGTATCACGGGGTCTCTGGTCCTGCCATGCCCTACGATGAGCGGTACACACCCTACATCCAGCAGGCAGGACTCCTCCTGTGGATTCGGTTGGTCAGCCGGTCCACACCGAACCTCAACGCTCCACTGGTGACCTCTCTTGCTGATCGGTGGAGGACGGAGACGCACAATTTCCATCTTCGGActggggagatgaccgtgacgctcGAGGATGTCGCCTTGATCACCGGGCTTCCTATCGACGGGAGGCCTCTATGTATGAGCACCAATTCTGATGGGTGGCGCGAGAAGATGATTGCTCTTATCGGTATGGCTCCTACCGGAAAGGAAAggaaagaagagaagaagaagaagaaggaaaggaaagcAGCCGGAGCTGCTTTCACGTGGATTCAAAATAACTTTGCGACCTGCCCTGCGGATGCcactaatgatgtgatccagaCACATGCTCATGTCTATATGCGGTACGTTGTCTCGAGGACTTTGTTTCCTGACTCCACGGGCAAGAACactccatggatgtggctgatggcgttgaccgtcttcgatagAGGATGGAGCTGGGGTTCAGCGACTCTTGCTTACTTGTACCAACAGGTAGTTGGTTTGTTTTGCTATCAAGTCATATTCCTTTCGACAATGTTATTATTGAGAAATTCAAGACCACCGGGGTCGAGTTTCTTGTGTCTGAGCAATGCATTGAACAATGTGGCAAACCGCTTGTCGGAGAAAGcgagacaacaatcttgaagatcatcggTCAACTCCTTGATAccacatgccctatagaagtttgcacaaaagtgcctcatgcaccatcgatggtgcaactTTGTATGTCCGGGAATGTCAACCACCATCGCATTTAGAATTCCTGGATGGcgatccgatatgacacaaatttccctttCAGCCGGTAATACCCTTGTTCTCAATTGACGCAAGAACCACTCCCAGTTATCATTGTTCTCCACCTCAACCAAAGAGAAAGCCAAAggcaacacccggttattggcatcacttgctatTGCAACCAATAAAgtgcccttgtattgtccggtcAAGAATGTGCCATCAATGGCGATGACGGGCCGACAATGCTCAAAAGCCCTCACGCATTGCTCAAAGGCCCAAAATGCACGGCCAAATACTCGGACGGTCCTCCCGTTGTGAATCAAtgtttggtgcccatgaggctcaACCACGCGAACCATGCCTGGGTTTGTGGCGGCCATagctaacaacaacctagggagtcggttgtatgcttcctcccaaTTGCCATACAACATCTTGaatgcggcttgcttcgccttccatgccttgtcgtacttcaccttgtaatgaaagatgactttcacaaggtcaatgacaCTCTTGATgctcattgttggaagtgtggatatttGGTTGGATAACCTGAAAGCAATGAACTCGTACGTGAGTTGTCTGTGCTGTTGGTACACAAGCTCGCCATCCGCATTCTTGTGTCAGCACATGTGACTTGGCGTACAACTCACTATGCGCCAAGTGGGACCTCCTTTCCATGGCCTTGCACGCACAATCCATGGACATCTTGGCACTTCACATTTAACCGTGTAAcgcacattgacgtccgagttGGCCACTTTATGTGGACGATAATgcgtaaccgagtagttgtcgagccacatcttcaattcCAAGAAGGATTGAAACTCACAACCGGGATATATCCCGTTCTTGCCATCTTCCAAATCAGGGTGAGAACTTGGCCTAGCTCCAAGAGATATGCATTTACCACCATCCATAacggcttcatccgcgagactaaGATCCTTGAACAATGGTGTCTTGTGATCCCGCCCGAATACCTTCTTGAATGCTTGGGCCTCCTTCGGCGTGAAACCCTCCTCATCACCTTCttcatcgggaccatcgtcatccgagtccgatgcatatgcacgggaaaaagggatggaTTGGTCAATTGTCTCTTGCACATGATATTggtcgagatcacccacattgttgtcatggagatcaacttcgTTGTCATCCTCCTTGTAGTCATCATTCTCCTCTTCAAAAGCTTCAATTTGGTTGTTTGGAGTCGGGCTCAATGTTGGCCAATCTTGTTGCGTGAAATGAGGTTCACTCATTTGATCTTGGTTCATGGGTGGGGGAGTGCTAGCAACTAACGGGGAGGGGGTTCCGGTTTAAATCCAAATGCAAAGTAGACACAACCTTCTGGGAGGCAAATAACTCAAGAGCGTCTAGAGATTTGGCaaccgtctccttgtatgcaacccaacgttgctcggagttgacacgcattgtcttccaatGGATGTGCATTtcaaaaccaacattatgccttccctggaactcaacaacgtcacttgggtccatccaattcaaatccTTCCTCACTTGTTCCAAGACatccgcatagctaggactactcTCAAACACCATGTCTAGCTCATCCGAGTCTGGCTCAAcattgcctttcaaaaaggcctctttatccacatgatgaacataaacacatgttcttcccatccctaCAATAATAAAAAACACACATATATCAAGTAAGTACTTAACAAAATATTTGCACAAAATACATAAGCCCTAACATATATATGAAACAATAACCCTAACCCCCACTTAACAATAACCACAACCCTAACCATaccataaccctaaccctaacataaaaacacacataaccctaaccctagcatagTATGAAGCCTAACCATACCAAGTTAGCAAAGAAACATAACATGATTCAACACAAATTTCCAAATCCAAGccaaaactagggtttccccaaactagcAAGATTTGAGCAAATGTGACAATTCCTATGGATGAAAACAAGGGGATCGGAGGAGATTACCTTAAGGGAGGGGTTGGCTTCGAAATCCACGGTCAAATACTCCGGATTTGCACGATTTGAGAAGGATttgagaggggggagaggggaaGAGAGGAGGGCCGTAAGGCTAAGGGtttgggtggggtgggggtgtgTGGGGTGGGGTAGGAGGGGAGAGAGGGTGGGGCCAGCCTAAGTGACACACAGAATGTGCAACGCCTAAGAAACGGGCGCTGCACGTTACAAGTGTGACGCCTAagcgctaggcgctgcacattacaagTGTGGCGCCTATGCTTTGAGCGCTGCACGGCTGGCTGTGGGGCCGCCCTGGCCCCGGGCTGCCACGCTGGCCGGGCATTCGACGCCTAAGACAACGGCGTTGCATAGTGCAATGCAGCGCCCGGCTGTCGGGCGCCACACAAAATGGTTTGTTATGTGAAATTTTTTCAAGACCATGTCAGAtcgtgatttgatttcgtcctcAGGTCAAATATGTGTTTTCTGCCTGCCCCCTCTGGACCGTGCGCGACGATTGTATAGCAGAAGCTGCGCCGCCATTTTTCGCTAACTCAACGGACGGATGCCATGGCGCAAAACGTCATGTTGTCTTGGCGGGACTGCTAAAAAACATCCGCCGATGGTGGTATTTCTCTCGCAAATTAGTCCGGTTTTCTCTCGTGTACCTGGAAAATCTGCCGGCCACCTCGTTCTCGTTCTTGTCACCGACAAGCTTATTACGTCCAGATTGCGCTCACCCCAACCGACTTCAAATGTCCTCCACCGCCTTGCCGGTGACGGCAGCCGTGGAACGAGGGTGTTTTCTCTCTTTTCTGTGCCGATGCTTTCCGGTCAGAAAATTACCCGACGCATGAATCGAGGCCGATCAATGAAGTAGTGCCGTCTCATGGCGGGAGATAGTCTTTGGTTTCTGGGTGTATATACACCTACATGAGGAATAATGATGATAATTACAAAAAGAAATGAAAAATTGTTTAGAAGTTTTTTTGGAATAAATTTGACTTTCTTTTGCACTAGTAAATAAATTTTGCAAACAAAAATCTAGCATTGACTTcagggcaaaaaaaacaaaatttaTTTGCTATTATAGGTCTCTATTCACGCTATTTTGAccactttttttgttttttaagaAGTCAAtggtttttttcctttttatggaTTTTCTTACAAGTCAATGGAAGGTCAATTTTATTTGAAAAgtattttcagattttttttcatttttactTAACTATTACTTTTCATACAGGGTGTATATCCACCCATTGACCAAAAGTTCCCCTCCGTCTCGTAGCCCAGTTTTTCTTGTTAGAGGCCATAATGGCTTGACAAAGACCGCCAGGTCTATATCTCTTCGCCCATCGAGAGAGATCAAAGGACTACTCGGCTCTGGCCCTCCCACCAACAGGCCTGCCCAATAATGTGCATATTGAGCATCAATTATTTCTTTTGTcatgacttccacgaatgtcattctATGATAAAATTTTGGGAACACTTAAAACATGTGTCAATGCCTGgccaaaaaaatcagaatttttcaAAACTCTCAACTATTTGGATTTAATTGTTCTCCCAAGCTCATTTGAGCTTGAGCTCAGAAACACAGTGTCCTGCTTCGTGGGGGTGATTTTGAGAAGCTTTTATGGTCTCATATCTGTTTTAGAAGCTTCCGCGTCGTTTTTTGGGTTTTTTTTGTGTGTTTTCTATATAAAGTTTCTTTTTTTTTACATTTTCCTATTCCTttatttttttttagaaaaaatcacctttttcatttttttcaaacacaCGTTGAGTTTTTAAtacaaattgaacattttttgtatacacatTATTTTTTATACGTGATGAACAAATTTTAAAAGCATATTGAACTTTTGTTTGAATATATTTTGAAAATTTCTCAAATGTTCATTTAACAATTTTATATACAGGCCGAACATATTTCATATACACGATGAATATTTTCCAAATACATGTTGAACTTTTTTTAATATACATTGAACATTTGTCAATTGCATATTAAAAATTTTAAGATACACGGTGAACATTTCTTCAACACAAATTGAATAATTTCATAAATGccatgaatatttttcttaaacATGCGAAACATTTGTCAAGGTTTACATTTTTAAAAATGTTAAGAACTTTCTTTTTTAATGCTATGAAACTTTTAAAAATTATGCAAAAAAAAGTTACATACTATAATTTTTCTAAATGTCaaaaacatatttttgaaatGCATAAAATGTGATGAACAACTTTTCAAATGATATGAACATTTTATAGAAATTGTGCAAACAGACTTTTCATTAATGAACCTTTTTAATGTGAGTGAACGTTTCCACAAAttaagtaaagtaatttacaaaATATATGTCtactccctctataaagaaatataTGAGCGTTGATCACTAGAGTAGTGATCTGTACGCTCTTATAATTCTTTACAGAATTAGTATAATTTTccgaaatataaataaaaactaacggaaacaaagaagaaaagaaacGAGTGAAGCAATCTATTGCTCTCTACTGAGCCAACCCACTAAAATCTCCTCGTGGCAATTAGTTTTGCCATCTCGCTAGGCGCAAgataaagacccccccccccccctttttttTTAGACAACAGGCCGCACAGTACTGCTCACACTCTGGAGGAGGGCTACTACGTACCGAATCTCTCCACTTCATTTGTGGACTGAGAAACTACGAGCATGATTGATTTGCTACCGTTATTTGGCTAATAAAATATTGACAATATTAAGTCTTGTTGTATATTGACAACTTCATGTGAGATTAGCAACATCAGCATGTCACCTTTCGCACCAAAGCAATTATGAAAATAACTTGTAGTCAATATTTGGGTAACCAAATATTTGTACAACGCCAAACATTTGCAAGATTGGCTCTATGCATGCATGTGCCAATCTTGCCACTGGAGAGGCGATTCAAATGATACATAGCAGAAGCTGCTCCGCCATTTTTCGCTAACTCGATCGGACGGATGCCACTGCACAGAAGCGAATTGCCAATGAGCACAAGAACAAACCACGTAGTAGTATTACTTTGGTGGAACTAGTAAAAATCATTTGTTGATGGTGGTATTTCTTTGGCAAATTAATTAGTCAGGTTTTCTCTAGGGTACCCTGCGAAAATCATGTTTAAGCCCACTTATCGGTCTAACAATTTAATGCACTTCTTTTTTAGAAAAATGAGCTATCAAGCTAACTAGAGTTAACTAAACGGGCCTTGCGGCGCCTTTTACATCCCCATCCCTCATTCTGGTCTTCGGCAACAAGGTTATTACATTCAGATTGCACTGGCTCTAAGATCCATCTCGTCGGTGCTGGCAGCCGAAGGATGGTTTTTCTTTTCTGAACATGTCCTTTCCGATCAGAAGATAGCCCAAGGCATTAATGCGTTGTAAGTCCACAAAACAATT is drawn from Aegilops tauschii subsp. strangulata cultivar AL8/78 chromosome 1, Aet v6.0, whole genome shotgun sequence and contains these coding sequences:
- the LOC109752200 gene encoding RING-H2 finger protein ATL66, whose protein sequence is MAAQEGAAGTANQVSRVRYGDVDDSNFALRGRAVPLLAGLLALLVAFVAVCLYLRWACGRRRARRDAGREASSSSAAASPVPGLDADAINGLPVTLYSPPASSPARSPTRQKGGGGDEEQAAAAAAVECSICISALVAGDKVKALPPCGHCFHPECVDAWLRSQPSCPLCRTLLLPAPAVAKPVDVVNGGHPPPV